One window of Solwaraspora sp. WMMA2056 genomic DNA carries:
- a CDS encoding response regulator has protein sequence MSPDGAEPRPDLILVVDDDVDIARFVEVNLRLHGFDVILAHDGQEAIEVIERHRPDLAVVDLMMPRITGLELTRKLRADPMTAALPIIMLTAKGMTADKVNGLTAGADDYLVKPFDTSELIARVTSTLRRNREYREVSPLTGLPGNTRVSREITDRVRSGADYAVGYVDIDRFKSVNDVYGFGRGDEFISTLARCMHRAVVSVGLPPAFLGHIGGDDFVVVCAPEQVRPIIEKAILDFEKAADELYDPGDAARGYVEVKDRRGNLQKAALVTLSVGVAVSAGPRRFSEPREIITVANEMKSVAKSQPGSYIAVDRRLSPS, from the coding sequence GTGAGCCCCGACGGGGCCGAGCCCCGGCCCGATCTGATCCTGGTCGTCGACGACGATGTCGACATCGCCCGGTTCGTCGAGGTCAACCTGCGGTTGCACGGGTTCGACGTGATTCTGGCCCACGACGGTCAGGAGGCGATCGAGGTCATCGAACGGCACCGCCCCGACCTGGCGGTGGTCGACCTGATGATGCCCCGCATCACCGGTCTGGAGCTGACCCGCAAGCTGCGCGCGGACCCGATGACCGCCGCGCTGCCGATCATCATGCTCACCGCGAAGGGGATGACCGCCGACAAGGTCAACGGGCTGACCGCCGGCGCCGACGACTACCTGGTCAAACCCTTCGACACCTCGGAGCTCATCGCCCGGGTGACCTCCACGTTGCGGCGTAACCGCGAGTACCGCGAGGTGTCGCCGCTGACCGGCCTGCCGGGCAACACCCGGGTCAGCCGGGAGATCACCGACCGGGTCCGCAGCGGCGCCGACTACGCCGTCGGGTACGTCGACATCGACCGGTTCAAGAGCGTCAACGACGTGTACGGGTTCGGCCGCGGCGACGAGTTCATCTCCACCCTGGCCCGGTGCATGCACCGGGCGGTGGTGTCGGTGGGGCTGCCGCCGGCCTTCCTCGGCCACATCGGCGGCGACGACTTCGTGGTGGTCTGCGCGCCGGAGCAGGTGCGGCCGATCATCGAGAAGGCGATCCTCGACTTCGAGAAGGCCGCCGACGAGCTCTACGATCCGGGCGACGCCGCACGCGGCTACGTCGAGGTCAAGGACCGGCGCGGCAATCTGCAGAAGGCGGCGTTGGTCACCCTCTCGGTGGGGGTCGCGGTGTCGGCCGGTCCCCGTCGGTTCAGTGAACCCCGCGAGATCATCACCGTGGCCAACGAGATGAAGTCGGTGGCCAAGAGTCAGCCCGGGTCGTACATCGCGGTCGACCGGCGGTTGTCCCCCAGCTGA
- the ribH gene encoding 6,7-dimethyl-8-ribityllumazine synthase, whose translation MAGFGEPGVIRVDAAGLRVGVVAARWHADLVDVMLGRAVAAAEACGVTEVQVARVAGSVELPVLAQALARRCDAVVALGVVVRGATAHFDYVCRSVTDGLTRVSLDEATPVGHGVLTVETIAQARDRAGLPGSAEDKGWASMVAVLDAALALRAVHAVPAG comes from the coding sequence ATGGCGGGATTCGGCGAACCAGGTGTCATCCGGGTCGACGCCGCCGGACTACGGGTCGGCGTCGTCGCCGCCCGCTGGCACGCCGACCTGGTCGACGTCATGCTCGGCCGGGCCGTGGCCGCCGCCGAGGCCTGCGGCGTCACCGAGGTACAGGTCGCCCGGGTGGCCGGCTCGGTCGAACTACCGGTGCTCGCCCAGGCGCTGGCCCGTCGCTGTGACGCGGTGGTCGCCCTCGGCGTCGTGGTACGCGGTGCCACCGCGCACTTCGACTACGTGTGCCGGTCGGTCACCGACGGGCTGACCCGGGTGTCGCTGGACGAAGCCACACCGGTCGGCCACGGAGTGCTCACCGTCGAGACCATCGCGCAGGCCCGCGACCGGGCCGGACTGCCCGGCTCGGCCGAGGACAAGGGGTGGGCGTCGATGGTCGCCGTCCTCGACGCCGCGCTCGCGCTCCGCGCGGTGCACGCCGTACCGGCCGGCTGA
- a CDS encoding bifunctional 3,4-dihydroxy-2-butanone-4-phosphate synthase/GTP cyclohydrolase II produces the protein MTAAEFGTVEQALDDLAAGRAVVVVDDADRENEGDLIFAAEHATAELVAFMVRHTSGYICAPLPEADCDRLELPPMYHTNQDRRGTAYTVTVDAREGVSTGISAADRAHTLRLLADPATSPADLARPGHIVPLRARPGGVLHRPGHTEAAVDLARLAGLHPAGVLCELVNDDGTMMRLPDLEKFSADHGLTLITIADLIAHRRRTETHVERVAQVRLPTAYGVFRAYGYRVAHDPAEHLALVLGDIDDGRDVLVRVHSECLTGDVFGSLRCDCGPQLDAALGRVASEGRGVVLYLRGHEGRGIGLAHKLRAYQLQDQGRDTVDANLELGLPADARDYGTGAQILHDLGVRSIRLLTNNPDKLSGLAGYGLTVVGREPLTIHPHPENLRYLRTKRDRMGHLLDGLDPVGELSGGRA, from the coding sequence GTGACGGCCGCCGAGTTCGGCACCGTCGAACAGGCCCTCGACGACCTGGCCGCCGGCCGGGCGGTGGTCGTGGTCGACGACGCCGACCGGGAGAACGAAGGCGACCTGATCTTCGCCGCCGAACACGCCACCGCCGAACTCGTCGCCTTCATGGTGCGCCACACCTCCGGCTACATCTGCGCGCCGCTGCCCGAAGCCGACTGCGACCGGCTCGAACTGCCGCCGATGTACCACACCAACCAGGACCGGCGCGGCACCGCGTACACAGTGACCGTCGACGCCCGCGAAGGGGTCAGCACCGGCATCTCCGCCGCCGACCGGGCACACACCCTGCGACTGCTCGCCGACCCGGCCACCAGCCCGGCCGACCTGGCCCGCCCCGGCCACATCGTGCCCCTGCGGGCCCGCCCCGGCGGAGTCCTGCACCGGCCCGGCCACACCGAGGCCGCCGTCGACCTGGCCCGCCTCGCCGGACTGCACCCCGCCGGGGTGCTCTGCGAACTGGTCAACGACGACGGCACCATGATGCGCCTGCCCGACCTGGAGAAGTTCTCCGCCGACCACGGGCTCACCCTGATCACCATCGCCGACCTGATCGCCCACCGGCGACGGACCGAGACCCACGTCGAGCGGGTCGCCCAGGTCCGGCTACCGACGGCGTACGGGGTGTTCCGCGCCTACGGCTACCGGGTCGCCCACGACCCCGCCGAGCACCTCGCCCTGGTCCTCGGCGACATCGACGACGGCCGCGACGTGCTGGTCCGGGTGCACTCCGAGTGCCTCACCGGTGACGTGTTCGGCTCGCTGCGCTGCGACTGCGGCCCGCAGCTGGACGCCGCGCTGGGCCGGGTCGCCAGCGAAGGCCGTGGCGTCGTGCTCTACCTGCGCGGCCACGAGGGGCGCGGCATCGGGCTGGCCCACAAACTGCGCGCCTACCAGCTGCAGGACCAGGGCCGTGACACCGTCGACGCCAACCTGGAGCTCGGGCTGCCCGCCGACGCCCGCGACTACGGCACCGGCGCGCAGATCCTGCACGACCTCGGTGTGCGGTCGATCCGGCTGCTCACCAACAACCCGGACAAGCTCTCCGGGCTGGCCGGGTACGGGCTCACCGTCGTCGGCCGGGAACCGCTGACCATCCACCCCCACCCGGAGAACCTGCGCTACCTGCGGACCAAGCGCGACCGGATGGGCCATCTGCTCGACGGGCTCGACCCCGTCGGCGAACTCTCCGGAGGTAGGGCGTAA
- the rpe gene encoding ribulose-phosphate 3-epimerase yields the protein MTAPAPIIAPSILAADFSRLADEAHAVEGAADWLHVDVMDNHFVPNLTIGLPVVQSLLPATTLPFDVHLMITDPRRWAPGYADAGAYNVTFHAEACDDPVALAKELRSAGAKAGLAIDRDTPVDDYLDLLPSFDTLLIMTIKAGFGGQRFIPEMLDKVRTARRHVASGHLELRIEVDGGIAADTIEQAAAAGADAFVAGTAVYGAADPAEAVRRLRRAAERTAPRW from the coding sequence GTGACCGCACCAGCGCCGATCATCGCACCCAGCATCCTGGCCGCAGACTTCTCCCGCCTGGCCGACGAGGCGCACGCGGTCGAGGGGGCGGCCGACTGGCTGCACGTCGACGTGATGGACAACCACTTCGTGCCGAACCTCACGATCGGCCTGCCGGTCGTGCAGAGTCTGCTGCCGGCCACCACGTTGCCGTTTGACGTGCACCTGATGATCACCGACCCGCGTCGCTGGGCACCGGGCTACGCCGACGCCGGGGCGTACAACGTGACGTTCCACGCCGAGGCGTGCGACGACCCGGTCGCGCTGGCCAAGGAGCTGCGGTCGGCCGGGGCCAAGGCCGGGTTGGCGATCGACCGGGACACCCCGGTCGACGACTATCTCGACCTGCTGCCCAGCTTCGACACTTTGCTGATCATGACGATCAAGGCCGGGTTCGGCGGGCAGCGGTTCATCCCCGAGATGCTCGACAAGGTCCGCACCGCCCGTCGGCACGTGGCCAGCGGCCACCTGGAGCTGCGGATCGAGGTCGACGGCGGGATCGCCGCCGACACCATCGAGCAGGCCGCCGCCGCCGGTGCCGACGCCTTCGTCGCCGGCACCGCCGTCTACGGCGCGGCCGACCCCGCCGAAGCGGTACGCAGACTCCGCCGGGCCGCCGAGCGGACCGCGCCACGGTGGTGA
- a CDS encoding GerMN domain-containing protein has product MDTDDTPGDARTGDVLRRALRAEADRVDVRPDALTAIRERVDARQRRRIPVALAGTAAATAAATLVGVVGCLPTMPHSDPPPAASSSGPVTPGVGATGPVGPASAGDAPAVGAPGDDPTASDQAGDPVATLPVYYVGGADGQLRLYREYHRFTATGAGTLGELRAALGEMLTGARLRDPDYRTLWPVGAELTSVWTQYDIVGVNISGADVANLDAAGAAAAVQQLVWTVAGVVGGDPRIRLLLDGEPVPRLWGHVDTRDEITKGAALDTLAMLWLIDPQHGDTVGRTFTVHLAGSVHEATAQLRVRQGEKIVHQRYVTLDAGAPGRGEGFAELTLPPGDYTIEAYEESMVEGEGERHLVDAAVTVR; this is encoded by the coding sequence ATGGACACCGACGACACCCCTGGCGACGCCCGTACCGGTGATGTGCTGCGGCGGGCGCTGCGCGCCGAAGCCGACCGGGTCGACGTACGACCCGACGCCCTGACCGCGATCCGCGAAAGGGTCGACGCCCGGCAGCGACGCCGCATCCCGGTCGCCCTGGCCGGCACCGCCGCCGCGACCGCCGCCGCCACCCTGGTCGGCGTGGTCGGCTGCCTACCGACGATGCCGCACTCCGACCCGCCACCCGCCGCCAGCAGCAGCGGTCCGGTGACCCCCGGGGTGGGTGCCACCGGCCCGGTCGGCCCCGCGTCGGCCGGCGACGCCCCGGCCGTCGGCGCACCCGGAGACGACCCGACCGCCAGCGACCAGGCCGGCGACCCGGTGGCGACGCTGCCGGTCTACTACGTCGGCGGGGCCGACGGCCAGCTGCGGCTCTACCGCGAGTATCACCGGTTCACCGCCACCGGCGCCGGCACCCTGGGCGAACTGCGCGCCGCGCTCGGCGAAATGCTCACCGGTGCCCGGCTGCGCGACCCCGACTACCGCACCCTCTGGCCGGTCGGCGCCGAGCTGACCAGCGTCTGGACCCAATACGACATCGTCGGGGTGAACATCAGTGGCGCCGACGTCGCCAACCTCGACGCCGCCGGGGCCGCCGCCGCCGTACAGCAGCTCGTCTGGACCGTGGCCGGCGTCGTCGGCGGCGACCCCCGGATCCGGCTGCTGCTCGACGGCGAACCGGTGCCCCGGCTGTGGGGTCACGTCGACACCCGCGACGAGATCACCAAGGGGGCCGCGCTGGACACCCTGGCCATGCTCTGGCTGATCGACCCGCAGCACGGCGACACCGTCGGGCGGACCTTCACCGTGCACCTCGCCGGCAGCGTCCACGAGGCCACCGCCCAGCTGCGGGTCCGCCAGGGTGAAAAGATCGTCCACCAGCGGTACGTCACCCTCGACGCGGGCGCGCCCGGCCGGGGCGAGGGCTTCGCCGAGCTGACCCTGCCGCCGGGCGACTACACCATCGAGGCGTACGAGGAGTCGATGGTCGAGGGCGAAGGCGAACGGCACCTCGTCGACGCGGCGGTCACCGTACGCTGA
- a CDS encoding SigE family RNA polymerase sigma factor, whose amino-acid sequence MAPELVTGLHPGRTMLRQRTPTSTWAADEAVTALFAAHYRPLVRLATLLLREPGMAEEIVQDAYVALHSRWWRLRDADKAVGYLRVTVVNRCRSAIRHRRVVQAHLAAARPGPDAPSAEAGALDQLRHDDVITALRALPPRQREAIVLRYYADLSEAQIADAMGVSRGAVKSHTARGIAALRTSLDGL is encoded by the coding sequence GTGGCACCCGAACTGGTCACCGGCCTGCACCCGGGGAGGACGATGCTGCGGCAGCGGACACCGACGTCGACGTGGGCGGCGGACGAGGCGGTCACCGCCCTGTTCGCCGCGCACTACCGTCCGCTGGTGCGCCTCGCCACCCTGCTGCTGCGGGAACCGGGCATGGCGGAGGAGATCGTGCAGGACGCCTACGTGGCCCTGCACAGCCGCTGGTGGCGGCTGCGCGACGCGGACAAGGCGGTCGGCTATCTGCGCGTCACCGTGGTCAACCGCTGCCGGTCGGCGATCCGGCACCGACGCGTCGTACAGGCCCACCTCGCCGCCGCCCGGCCCGGCCCGGACGCCCCCAGCGCCGAAGCCGGCGCCCTCGACCAGCTGCGCCACGACGACGTGATCACCGCACTGCGTGCCCTGCCGCCCCGCCAGCGGGAAGCGATCGTCCTGCGCTACTACGCCGACCTGTCCGAGGCGCAGATCGCCGACGCGATGGGGGTCAGCAGGGGAGCGGTCAAGAGCCACACCGCGCGCGGAATCGCCGCGCTGCGCACCAGCCTGGACGGCCTGTGA
- the ribD gene encoding bifunctional diaminohydroxyphosphoribosylaminopyrimidine deaminase/5-amino-6-(5-phosphoribosylamino)uracil reductase RibD, with product MATLTEDEAMRHAIALALRGLGAVSPNPIVGCVLLDPAGHVVGEGFHAYAGGPHAEIVALAQAGERARGGTAVVTLEPCNHVGRTGPCSTALVDAGVARVVLAVPDPNPIAAGGTETLRAAGIDVAVGLHADRAEAANIAWLTAVRRRRPYLIWKYAATLDGRSAAADGTSMWITSEVARADVHALRGTTDAIIAGVGTVLADDPRLTVRHPRDGTLAIRQPLRVVVDSHGRTPADARVRDGAADTWIATAAGVGTDHRGRVDLSALLTGLYDRGVRGALLEGGPTLAGAFLRDGLVDRVVGYLAPRLLGAGPAALGDAGAYTIGDALDLTIVDVTQVGPDLRITAEPRQKKEG from the coding sequence ATGGCGACCCTCACCGAAGACGAGGCGATGCGACACGCGATCGCCCTCGCCCTGCGCGGCCTCGGCGCGGTCAGCCCCAACCCGATCGTCGGCTGCGTCCTGCTCGACCCGGCCGGCCACGTCGTCGGCGAAGGCTTCCACGCCTACGCCGGCGGCCCGCACGCCGAGATCGTCGCCCTGGCCCAGGCCGGCGAACGGGCCCGGGGCGGCACCGCCGTGGTCACCCTCGAACCGTGCAACCACGTCGGCCGGACCGGACCCTGCTCCACCGCCCTGGTCGACGCCGGTGTGGCCCGGGTCGTGCTCGCCGTACCCGACCCCAACCCGATCGCCGCCGGCGGCACCGAGACGCTGCGCGCGGCCGGCATCGACGTCGCCGTCGGCCTGCACGCCGACCGCGCCGAGGCCGCCAACATCGCCTGGCTCACCGCGGTACGCCGCCGCCGGCCCTACCTGATCTGGAAGTACGCCGCCACCCTCGACGGTCGCTCCGCCGCCGCCGACGGCACCAGCATGTGGATCACCTCGGAGGTGGCCCGCGCCGACGTCCACGCGCTGCGCGGCACCACCGACGCGATCATCGCCGGGGTCGGCACCGTGCTCGCCGACGACCCCCGGCTCACCGTGCGCCACCCGCGCGACGGCACCCTCGCCATCCGCCAGCCGCTACGGGTCGTCGTCGACAGTCACGGACGTACCCCGGCCGACGCCCGGGTCCGCGACGGCGCCGCCGACACCTGGATCGCCACCGCCGCCGGAGTCGGTACCGACCACCGGGGGCGGGTCGACCTCAGCGCCCTGCTGACCGGCCTCTACGACCGGGGGGTGCGTGGCGCGCTGCTCGAAGGCGGACCGACGCTGGCCGGGGCGTTCCTGCGCGACGGCCTGGTCGACCGGGTCGTCGGCTACCTCGCGCCCAGACTCCTCGGCGCGGGCCCCGCCGCGCTCGGCGACGCCGGTGCGTACACCATCGGCGACGCCCTCGACCTGACCATCGTCGACGTCACCCAGGTCGGCCCCGACCTGCGGATCACCGCCGAACCCCGGCAGAAGAAGGAAGGCTGA
- a CDS encoding amino acid adenylation domain-containing protein produces the protein MPPRDRQLFRQFGQGPTVAAAPPGIHLAVRRWAATTPDAIAAEHLGTTISYRELDRQADRLAHRLIALGVRTTDAVGVFASRSIPMLVAILASLKAGAAYVPQDVRITPVGQLRQIASTARCRVVLTTADAMHRTPHLPAVPRIAVDELMAQPVPPVPPARPSRPVRADDGCYILFTSGTTGRPNGVTVTHGNVANIVLTSPGDLGIQPGWRVAQLLNVAFDMAAWEILGCLSHGATLLIRDRDLTATAARCDVVIATPTVLGRIDLARCDQVKVVAVAGEPCPRPLADRWSAGRTFYNCCGPTETTIVNTMHRHHPAADRLTIGRPTPNNTVYVLDADGRPCRIGEVGEMWAGGDCVSAGYLDDPELTAQRYAPDPFLGGGRLMFRTRDLGRWTADGELEHLGRTDDQVKVRGFRVELDSVSAVLETVPGCRHAVTLKLSDRELVSFVTPAEVDPVRCRDAVAAALPYYCVPAAVHPLPELPITGRGKVDRAALHRLATGAQR, from the coding sequence CTGCCACCCCGGGACCGCCAGTTGTTCCGCCAGTTCGGGCAGGGCCCGACGGTCGCCGCGGCGCCGCCGGGGATTCATCTCGCGGTGCGACGCTGGGCGGCCACCACACCGGACGCGATCGCGGCCGAACACCTCGGCACCACCATCAGCTACCGCGAACTGGACCGCCAGGCCGACCGGCTCGCCCACCGGCTGATCGCCCTGGGTGTGCGCACCACGGACGCGGTCGGCGTCTTCGCCAGCAGGTCGATCCCGATGCTGGTGGCCATCCTGGCCAGTCTGAAGGCCGGCGCGGCATACGTGCCGCAGGACGTGCGGATCACACCCGTCGGACAGCTGCGGCAGATCGCGTCGACCGCCCGGTGCCGGGTCGTCCTCACCACCGCCGACGCGATGCACCGGACACCGCACCTGCCGGCGGTGCCCCGGATCGCGGTCGACGAGCTGATGGCCCAGCCGGTGCCACCGGTGCCCCCGGCGCGACCGTCCCGGCCGGTGCGGGCCGACGACGGCTGCTACATCCTGTTCACCTCCGGCACCACCGGACGGCCCAACGGGGTCACCGTGACGCACGGCAACGTGGCCAACATCGTGCTGACCTCCCCCGGGGACCTGGGCATCCAGCCGGGATGGCGGGTGGCGCAGCTGCTCAACGTGGCGTTCGACATGGCGGCCTGGGAGATCCTCGGCTGCCTCAGCCACGGTGCGACGCTGCTGATCCGCGACCGCGACCTCACCGCCACCGCCGCCCGCTGTGACGTCGTCATCGCCACCCCCACCGTGCTGGGCCGCATCGACCTGGCCCGGTGCGACCAGGTCAAGGTGGTGGCGGTCGCCGGCGAGCCATGTCCGCGGCCGCTGGCCGACCGGTGGTCCGCCGGCCGGACCTTCTACAACTGCTGCGGGCCCACCGAGACGACCATCGTCAACACGATGCACCGGCACCACCCGGCGGCCGACCGGCTCACCATCGGCCGGCCCACCCCTAACAACACCGTCTACGTGCTCGACGCCGACGGCCGGCCGTGCCGCATCGGCGAGGTCGGCGAGATGTGGGCCGGCGGTGACTGCGTCTCGGCCGGGTACCTGGACGACCCGGAGCTCACCGCGCAGCGGTACGCACCCGACCCGTTCCTCGGCGGCGGCCGGCTGATGTTCCGTACCCGTGATCTCGGCCGCTGGACCGCCGACGGCGAACTGGAGCACCTGGGCCGCACCGACGACCAGGTGAAGGTCCGCGGCTTCCGGGTCGAGCTGGACTCGGTCTCCGCCGTGCTGGAGACCGTGCCGGGTTGCCGGCACGCGGTCACCCTCAAGCTCTCCGACCGTGAACTGGTCTCCTTCGTGACCCCCGCCGAGGTGGATCCCGTGCGGTGCCGCGACGCGGTCGCCGCCGCACTGCCCTACTACTGCGTGCCGGCGGCCGTGCACCCGCTGCCCGAGTTGCCGATCACCGGACGGGGCAAGGTGGACCGGGCCGCTCTGCACCGGCTGGCCACCGGGGCACAGCGGTGA
- a CDS encoding riboflavin synthase, producing MFTGIIEERGEAGTLDWHGDSGVLTIHGPLVAADARHGDSIAVDGVCLTVVAVDGARFTVDVMKETFDRSALGGLRPGDPVNLERAATLATRLGGHLVQGHVDGVATIVERVPGDRWEQVRFSLPAGLGRYLVEKGSIAVDGVSLTVMEVSDDEPAVTGDDAGWFSVGLIPTTLQLTTLGRKPVGSLVNLEVDVIAKYVAKQLRQPAPTSGVRP from the coding sequence ATGTTCACCGGCATCATCGAGGAGCGTGGCGAGGCCGGCACCCTGGACTGGCACGGCGACAGCGGCGTGCTCACGATCCACGGTCCGCTGGTCGCCGCCGACGCCCGCCACGGCGACTCCATCGCCGTCGACGGGGTCTGCCTGACCGTCGTCGCGGTCGACGGCGCACGGTTCACCGTGGACGTCATGAAGGAGACCTTCGACCGCAGCGCGCTGGGCGGGCTGCGCCCCGGCGATCCGGTCAACCTGGAACGCGCGGCCACCCTCGCCACCCGTCTCGGCGGACACCTGGTGCAGGGCCACGTCGACGGCGTCGCCACCATCGTCGAGCGCGTCCCCGGCGACCGGTGGGAGCAGGTGCGGTTCAGCCTCCCCGCCGGCCTTGGCCGCTACCTCGTGGAAAAAGGTTCGATCGCTGTCGACGGCGTCTCGTTGACCGTGATGGAGGTGTCCGACGACGAACCCGCCGTGACGGGCGACGACGCCGGCTGGTTCAGCGTCGGACTGATCCCCACCACCCTGCAACTCACCACACTTGGCCGCAAACCGGTCGGGTCCCTGGTCAACCTGGAGGTCGACGTGATCGCGAAGTACGTGGCGAAGCAACTGCGCCAGCCGGCACCCACCAGCGGGGTCCGCCCGTGA